A window from Triticum aestivum cultivar Chinese Spring chromosome 6D, IWGSC CS RefSeq v2.1, whole genome shotgun sequence encodes these proteins:
- the LOC123144053 gene encoding chorismate mutase 2, cytosolic has translation MDAGGGEQLSLAAVRDQLIREEDSIVFALIERAKRPRNTPAYSAAAAGGSLAEFFVREAQVLHAKAGHYQKPEDVPFFSQDLPPPVFPTKGHPKVLHPFASSVCVNDAIWKMYFNELLPLFTADGDDGNYAETVALDFACLQALSRRIHCGKYVAEVKFKDAPQDYSPPIRAKDTNALMNLLTFTAVEEKVKKRVEKKARIFGQNVTLEDSVGKQDGDACDSHCKVDPKVLSKLYDLWVMPLTKDVEVEYLLRHLD, from the exons ATGGACGCGGGGGGCGGCGAGCAGCTGAGCCTGGCCGCGGTGCGCGACCAGCTGATCCGCGAGGAGGACTCCATCGTCTTCGCGCTCATCGAGCGGGCCAAACGCCCGCGCAACACGCCGGCCTACTCggccgctgccgccggcggctCCCTCGCCGAGTTCTTCGTCCGGGAAGCCCAGGTCCTGCACGCCAAG GCTGGACACTATCAAAAGCCAGAAGATGTTCCATTCTTCTCTCAAGATCTTCCACCACCTGTCTTTCCTACCAAaggtcacccaaag GTTTTGCACCCTTTTGCTTCATCGGTCTGTGTGAATGATGCAATATGGAAGATGTATTTCAATGAATTGCTACCATTATTCACAGCGGATGGCGATGATGGCAACTATGCAGAAACAGTTGCATTAGATTTTGCATGTCTGCAG GCTCTCTCAAGAAGAATTCATTGTGGCAAATATGTTGCTGAGGTGAAATTCAAAGACGCGCCTCAAGATTATAGCCCACCAATACGTGCGAAG GACACCAATGCTCTAATGAACTTACTAACATTCACGGCAGTTGAAGAAAAGGTCAAGAAGAGAGTAGAGAAGAAGGCAAGGATATTTGGACAGAATGTCACTCTGGAGGACAGTGTAGGCAAGCAAGATGGTGATGCCTGTGACAGTCACTGTAAAGTTGATCCAAAAGTGCTTTCTAAGCTATATGATCTGTGGGTAATGCCTTTAACGAAGGATGTTGAAGTCGAATATCTTCTTCGGCATCTTGACTGA